A single genomic interval of Litoreibacter ponti harbors:
- a CDS encoding NAD(P)/FAD-dependent oxidoreductase: MLDTTVTDETQTFLDTFGAALEAGDIAAAKEMFQEDCYWRDLVTFTWNIKTVEGKDQVEDMLKHQLSTTKPRNWKIAEDEMPTEDGGITTAWISFETDVARGYGLIRLKDGKIWTLLTTMAELKGHEEPAGFARPLGAKHGAGKARMTWKEELEKEASELGYDTQPYCLIIGGGQGGIALGARLRQLGVPTIIVEKNERPGDSWRNRYKSLCLHDPVWYDHLPYMKFPDTWPVFAPKDKIGDWLEMYTKVMELNYWTRTTAKSAEYDAASGEWTVVVDRDGEEVVLKPKQLVMATGMSGKKRMPDFPGMDKFKGVQQHSSEHDGPDQWSGKKVVVVGSNNSAHDICAALWEHDADVTMVQRSSTHIVRSDTLMEIGLGDLYSERAVKSGMTTEKADLIFASLPYAILHEFQIPAYAAMKEQDKDFYDGLEKAGFWLDWGDDDSGLFMKYLRRGSGYYIDVGASQLIIDGEVKLKRGQVVELDETGVILDDGTHLDADLVVYATGYNSMNGWVADLMGQDMADKLGKVWGLGSDTTKDPGPWEGEQRNMWKPTQVPNLWMHGGNLHQSRHYSQFLALQLKARMEGLPTPVYGLQEVHHLS, translated from the coding sequence ATGCTTGACACGACCGTCACCGACGAGACCCAGACCTTCCTCGACACGTTCGGCGCGGCCCTTGAGGCGGGCGATATCGCCGCCGCAAAAGAGATGTTTCAGGAGGATTGCTATTGGCGCGATCTGGTCACCTTCACATGGAATATCAAAACGGTAGAGGGCAAGGATCAGGTCGAGGACATGCTCAAGCATCAACTGTCCACGACAAAGCCGCGCAACTGGAAGATCGCCGAGGACGAAATGCCAACGGAGGATGGTGGCATCACCACCGCCTGGATCAGCTTCGAGACGGATGTGGCCCGAGGCTACGGCCTGATCCGCCTAAAAGACGGCAAGATCTGGACCCTGCTGACCACCATGGCCGAGCTCAAGGGCCATGAGGAGCCTGCGGGCTTCGCCAGACCTCTGGGCGCAAAGCACGGCGCGGGCAAGGCCCGGATGACCTGGAAGGAAGAGCTGGAGAAGGAAGCCTCCGAGCTGGGCTATGATACCCAGCCCTACTGCCTGATCATCGGCGGCGGGCAAGGCGGCATCGCCCTTGGCGCGCGGCTGCGCCAGCTTGGCGTGCCTACGATCATTGTCGAGAAGAACGAGCGCCCCGGCGACAGCTGGCGCAACCGCTACAAGTCGCTCTGTCTGCATGACCCGGTCTGGTACGACCACCTGCCGTACATGAAGTTCCCCGACACCTGGCCCGTCTTCGCGCCCAAGGACAAGATCGGCGACTGGCTGGAGATGTACACCAAGGTGATGGAGCTGAACTACTGGACCCGCACCACCGCCAAGTCGGCGGAGTATGACGCGGCCAGCGGCGAATGGACGGTCGTGGTCGACCGCGACGGCGAAGAGGTGGTCCTGAAGCCCAAGCAGCTGGTCATGGCCACCGGTATGTCGGGAAAGAAGCGCATGCCGGACTTCCCCGGCATGGACAAGTTCAAGGGCGTGCAACAGCACTCGTCCGAGCATGACGGGCCCGACCAGTGGTCCGGCAAGAAGGTGGTCGTCGTCGGCTCAAACAACTCCGCCCATGACATCTGTGCGGCCCTTTGGGAGCATGACGCCGATGTGACGATGGTGCAGCGCAGCTCCACCCATATCGTGCGCTCAGACACGCTGATGGAGATCGGGCTGGGCGATTTGTATTCGGAGCGGGCAGTGAAATCCGGCATGACCACCGAGAAGGCCGACCTGATCTTTGCCTCCCTGCCCTACGCGATCCTGCATGAGTTTCAGATCCCCGCCTACGCAGCGATGAAGGAGCAGGACAAGGACTTCTATGATGGGCTCGAGAAGGCCGGCTTCTGGCTTGACTGGGGCGACGATGACAGCGGGTTGTTCATGAAATACCTGCGCCGCGGCTCGGGCTATTACATCGACGTGGGCGCGAGCCAGTTGATCATCGACGGCGAGGTGAAGCTGAAGCGCGGCCAGGTGGTCGAGCTGGACGAGACGGGGGTGATCCTCGATGACGGAACGCATCTGGACGCCGATCTGGTGGTCTATGCCACCGGCTACAACTCAATGAACGGCTGGGTCGCCGATCTGATGGGCCAGGACATGGCTGACAAGCTGGGCAAGGTCTGGGGGCTGGGCTCTGACACGACCAAGGATCCCGGTCCGTGGGAGGGCGAGCAGCGCAACATGTGGAAGCCCACCCAAGTGCCCAACCTGTGGATGCATGGTGGCAACCTGCACCAGTCGCGGCATTACTCGCAATTTCTCGCGCTGCAGCTGAAGGCCCGGATGGAGGGCCTCCCCACGCCCGTTTACGGGCTACAGGAGGTGCATCACCTGTCGTAA
- a CDS encoding peptidoglycan DD-metalloendopeptidase family protein — protein MVALGFGLAACDSNVGTRLANLDLDLRGTAGGLDTSSAARTATQNRPRPDARGIISYPNYQVAVAERGDTVADVATRIGVNPQDLASYNGLRPTDKLNKGEVLALRSPVTAAPAPGDETRPLDITQIATTAIGRAPQTPGADAAPRVDGPEPIRHQVARGETAYSIARLYNVSARSLADWNGLGADLEVREGQYLLIPVALDGTQTVKAAPVETAAVITPGAGTPTPPPPSAVKPLPDEKIEPKQTAAPAAAAPKATAAPKLLTPVSGEVLRPYKKRSNEGIDIAASAGTPVKAAADGEVAAITRDTDQVPILVLRHPGNLLTVYANISDITVKKGDKVSRGKSIAKVGKGDPSFLHFEVREGFESVNPAPFLK, from the coding sequence ATGGTAGCGCTCGGATTTGGGCTGGCGGCCTGTGACAGCAATGTCGGCACGCGGCTTGCGAACCTGGATTTGGACCTGCGCGGCACCGCCGGGGGGCTTGATACCTCCAGCGCGGCGCGCACCGCCACCCAGAACCGCCCGCGCCCGGATGCGCGCGGCATCATTTCGTACCCGAACTACCAGGTGGCGGTGGCAGAGCGCGGCGACACGGTCGCTGATGTGGCCACCCGGATCGGGGTGAACCCGCAGGATCTGGCGAGCTACAATGGCCTGCGCCCTACCGACAAGCTCAACAAGGGCGAGGTGCTCGCGCTGCGCAGCCCGGTCACTGCGGCCCCTGCGCCGGGCGACGAGACCCGCCCGCTCGATATCACTCAGATCGCCACGACAGCCATCGGTCGCGCGCCCCAGACGCCGGGCGCCGACGCCGCGCCGCGGGTCGACGGGCCAGAGCCGATCCGCCATCAGGTCGCGCGCGGCGAGACTGCCTATTCGATCGCCCGGCTCTACAATGTCTCGGCCCGCTCGCTGGCGGACTGGAACGGGCTTGGCGCCGATCTTGAGGTGCGCGAAGGCCAGTATCTGCTGATCCCGGTGGCGCTCGACGGCACGCAAACCGTCAAGGCCGCCCCGGTCGAAACTGCCGCGGTGATCACACCGGGCGCGGGCACGCCCACGCCGCCTCCGCCCTCTGCCGTGAAACCCCTGCCCGACGAGAAGATCGAACCCAAGCAGACCGCCGCCCCTGCGGCTGCGGCCCCGAAAGCCACGGCTGCGCCGAAGCTGCTAACGCCCGTGTCAGGCGAAGTTCTGCGCCCCTACAAGAAGCGCAGCAATGAGGGCATCGACATCGCGGCCTCTGCCGGAACGCCCGTGAAGGCCGCCGCCGATGGCGAGGTCGCCGCGATCACCCGCGATACCGATCAGGTACCGATCCTCGTGCTGCGCCACCCCGGCAATCTGCTGACGGTCTATGCCAATATCTCCGACATCACGGTGAAGAAGGGCGACAAGGTCAGCCGCGGAAAGTCCATCGCCAAGGTCGGCAAGGGCGATCCCAGCTTCCTGCATTTCGAGGTTCGCGAAGGCTTTGAAAGCGTCAATCCGGCGCCATTCCTGAAGTAG
- a CDS encoding ATP-binding protein, with the protein MIDDPMDRIAAALERISPPPGAAPDFDGASAFLWHVEPDRLAPVADVNGVALELLVGIERARDTLHANTLQFAKGFAANNALLWGARGMGKSSLVKAVHGDIVASGLPLKLVEVQREDLPSIGRLLNLLRGAEHRFVLYCDDLSFSHDDQHYKSLKAVLDGGIEGRPENVIFYATSNRRHLMPRDMIENERGSAINPSEAVEEKVSLSDRFGLWLGFHACDQDEYLAMIDGYCAAYGVEIDADTLRAEAIEWQQTRGGRSGRVAWQYFTDLAGRRGLQV; encoded by the coding sequence ATGATCGACGACCCGATGGACCGCATCGCGGCCGCCTTGGAGCGTATCTCGCCGCCGCCCGGTGCGGCCCCTGATTTCGACGGTGCGTCGGCTTTCCTGTGGCATGTGGAGCCGGACCGGCTGGCCCCGGTGGCCGATGTGAACGGCGTGGCGTTGGAGCTGCTGGTGGGCATTGAGCGCGCGCGCGACACGCTGCACGCCAATACGCTGCAATTTGCCAAGGGTTTTGCGGCGAACAATGCGCTGCTGTGGGGCGCGCGTGGGATGGGCAAGTCGTCGCTGGTGAAGGCCGTGCATGGTGACATCGTCGCCTCAGGCCTGCCGCTGAAACTGGTCGAAGTTCAGCGCGAGGACCTGCCGTCCATCGGGCGGCTGTTGAACCTGCTGCGCGGGGCGGAGCATCGCTTCGTGCTCTATTGCGACGATCTGAGCTTTTCCCATGACGATCAGCATTACAAATCTCTGAAAGCGGTGCTCGATGGTGGGATCGAGGGGCGGCCGGAGAATGTGATCTTCTACGCCACATCGAACCGCCGCCACCTGATGCCGCGTGACATGATCGAGAATGAGCGCGGTTCTGCCATTAACCCATCCGAAGCCGTGGAAGAGAAAGTGTCGCTGTCCGACCGGTTCGGGCTGTGGCTGGGCTTTCATGCCTGTGATCAGGATGAATACCTCGCCATGATCGACGGCTACTGCGCGGCCTACGGCGTCGAGATCGATGCGGACACGCTGCGGGCCGAGGCCATCGAGTGGCAGCAGACCCGCGGCGGCCGCTCGGGCCGCGTGGCGTGGCAGTATTTCACCGATCTGGCCGGGCGGCGCGGCTTGCAAGTCTAG
- the surE gene encoding 5'/3'-nucleotidase SurE → MRILITNDDGINAPGLKVLEDIAAEVAGPGGEVWVVAPAFEKSGVAHCINYAHPTMIVQMDERRFAAEGAPADCVLAGVHEVMGLARPDLILSGVNKGNNSAENTVYSGTIGAAMEGALQGVKSIALSQFYGPANLSLDNPFEAAAQHGAALIQKLLDHGSWGGETYQTFYNINFPPVAGADVKGHRVVAQGLRPSGGFGVESHLPPNGRKYLWIKGNPQNVDSGENTDATVNLEGWISVTPMRCDLTAHDLLAELEASLG, encoded by the coding sequence ATGCGCATTCTCATCACCAATGACGACGGTATCAACGCGCCGGGGCTGAAAGTCCTCGAAGACATCGCGGCAGAGGTCGCGGGCCCGGGTGGCGAGGTCTGGGTCGTGGCCCCCGCTTTCGAGAAATCGGGCGTGGCCCATTGCATCAACTACGCCCACCCCACCATGATCGTGCAGATGGACGAGCGCCGCTTCGCCGCCGAAGGCGCACCGGCCGATTGCGTGCTGGCGGGCGTGCACGAGGTCATGGGCCTCGCCCGGCCGGACCTGATCCTGTCGGGCGTGAACAAGGGCAACAATTCCGCCGAGAACACCGTCTATTCCGGCACCATCGGCGCGGCCATGGAGGGTGCGCTGCAAGGCGTGAAATCGATCGCGCTGTCGCAATTCTACGGGCCCGCCAACCTGAGCCTCGACAACCCGTTCGAAGCGGCGGCGCAGCACGGCGCGGCACTTATACAAAAGCTGCTCGATCACGGCTCCTGGGGTGGTGAGACCTACCAGACCTTCTACAATATCAACTTTCCGCCTGTCGCCGGAGCGGACGTCAAAGGCCACCGTGTCGTGGCGCAGGGCCTGCGGCCTTCGGGCGGGTTCGGCGTGGAAAGCCACCTGCCACCGAACGGGCGCAAATACCTCTGGATCAAGGGCAACCCGCAAAATGTGGACTCGGGCGAGAATACGGATGCCACTGTCAACCTCGAGGGCTGGATCTCGGTCACCCCCATGCGCTGCGACCTGACCGCCCACGATCTGCTGGCGGAGCTGGAGGCCAGCTTGGGATGA
- a CDS encoding protein-L-isoaspartate(D-aspartate) O-methyltransferase: MTEADAEAERKMQFLYALRSKGVMDPRVLTAMEKVDRGRFVTGTFADRAYEDMPLPISCGQTISQPSVVGLMTQALDVQPRDKVLEVGTGSGYQAAVLSHLARRVYSVDRHAALTRLVRKLFQELDITNVTIVTGDGSFGLPEQAPFDRILVTAAAEDPPGPLLAQLREGGIMVVPVGQSDAVQSLIKVSRTAQGFDYEELMPVRFVPLLEGLGQD; encoded by the coding sequence ATGACCGAGGCCGACGCAGAGGCGGAGCGCAAGATGCAGTTCCTCTACGCCCTGCGCTCCAAGGGTGTGATGGACCCGCGCGTGTTGACGGCGATGGAGAAGGTCGACCGCGGCCGCTTCGTCACCGGCACCTTCGCCGACCGCGCCTACGAGGACATGCCCCTGCCGATCTCCTGCGGGCAGACGATCTCGCAGCCCTCCGTCGTCGGCCTGATGACCCAGGCGCTGGACGTGCAGCCGCGCGACAAGGTGCTGGAGGTCGGAACGGGCTCCGGTTACCAGGCGGCGGTGCTCAGCCACCTCGCCCGCCGGGTCTATTCCGTCGACCGCCACGCGGCCCTGACGCGCCTGGTGCGCAAGCTCTTTCAAGAGCTCGACATCACCAATGTGACCATCGTCACCGGCGACGGCAGCTTCGGGCTGCCCGAGCAGGCTCCGTTCGACCGTATCCTGGTCACCGCAGCCGCCGAAGATCCGCCCGGTCCCCTCTTGGCGCAATTGCGCGAGGGGGGTATCATGGTGGTGCCCGTGGGCCAGTCCGACGCGGTGCAGAGCCTTATCAAGGTGAGCCGCACGGCCCAAGGGTTTGATTACGAAGAACTAATGCCCGTCCGCTTTGTACCTTTATTGGAAGGTTTGGGGCAGGACTGA
- the secD gene encoding protein translocase subunit SecD yields the protein MIQMSTWQRIVVVLTVLVGLTLAMPNGFYTTVERHNDAVAAMEGGAPATPELTADAAGWPGALPSSLVNLGLDLRGGAHLLAEVQVEDVYESRMDGYWLQVRDALRDARDTVGTIRRQPSAGDELKVKISNPAGMAEAVRLVRAIATPVVNLTGSFDNDIEVEGAGDILTVRLSEAEQLATNDRTMQQSLEIIRRRVDEVGTREPTIQRQGERRILIQVPGIGSATELKEIIGTTAKLTFHPVIGRTQNPNERTTGRQLLVPSIDPQEQGTFYILEQTPVVTGEDLADAQPAFDQNGFPAVTFRFNPSGGRAFGLFTAENVGAPFAIVLDNEVISAPVIREPILGGSGQISGNFTVPESTNLAVLLRAGALPAEMTFLEERTIGPELGQDSIDAGKIATVVAFIAVLIFMFLSYGTFGLFANVALIINIGLIFGLLSLIGATLTLPGIAGIVLTVGMAVDANVLVFERIREELKTSKGPARAIELGYEKALSAILDANITTFIVAVILFVMGSGPVRGFSITLGLGIMTSVFTALYVTRLMIVIWFERRRPKTIEV from the coding sequence ATGATCCAGATGTCCACCTGGCAGCGCATCGTCGTTGTGCTGACGGTGCTGGTGGGGCTGACGCTCGCCATGCCCAACGGGTTCTACACCACCGTCGAGCGCCACAATGACGCCGTCGCGGCCATGGAGGGCGGCGCGCCCGCCACGCCAGAGCTGACCGCGGATGCCGCCGGGTGGCCAGGCGCCCTGCCCTCGTCGCTGGTCAATCTTGGCCTGGACCTGCGCGGCGGCGCGCATCTGCTGGCCGAGGTGCAGGTCGAGGACGTCTACGAGAGCCGCATGGACGGCTACTGGCTGCAGGTGCGCGACGCGCTGCGTGATGCACGCGACACGGTCGGCACAATCCGCCGCCAGCCCTCTGCCGGTGACGAGCTGAAGGTCAAGATCTCCAACCCCGCCGGGATGGCAGAGGCCGTGCGACTGGTCCGCGCCATTGCGACGCCGGTGGTCAACCTGACCGGCTCGTTTGACAATGACATCGAGGTCGAGGGCGCGGGCGACATCCTGACCGTGCGGCTCAGCGAGGCCGAACAGCTCGCCACCAATGATCGCACCATGCAGCAATCGCTGGAGATCATCCGCCGCCGCGTCGACGAGGTCGGCACCCGCGAGCCGACGATCCAGCGCCAGGGCGAGCGCCGCATCCTGATCCAGGTGCCGGGCATCGGCTCTGCCACCGAGCTGAAAGAGATCATCGGAACCACTGCCAAGCTGACCTTCCATCCTGTTATTGGCCGCACCCAGAACCCCAACGAGCGCACGACCGGGCGCCAGCTTCTGGTCCCGTCGATTGACCCGCAGGAGCAAGGCACCTTCTACATTCTCGAGCAGACCCCGGTCGTAACCGGCGAGGATCTGGCCGACGCGCAGCCTGCGTTTGACCAGAACGGCTTCCCGGCGGTGACCTTCCGCTTCAACCCATCGGGCGGGCGCGCCTTCGGCTTGTTTACGGCGGAAAATGTCGGCGCGCCTTTCGCGATCGTGCTGGATAACGAAGTGATCTCCGCCCCCGTGATCCGAGAGCCGATCCTTGGTGGCTCCGGCCAGATCAGCGGCAACTTCACGGTGCCGGAATCGACGAACCTTGCCGTGCTGCTGCGCGCCGGTGCCCTGCCCGCCGAGATGACCTTCCTTGAAGAACGCACCATCGGACCCGAGCTGGGCCAGGACAGCATCGACGCGGGCAAGATCGCCACTGTTGTGGCATTCATTGCCGTGCTGATCTTCATGTTCCTCAGCTACGGCACGTTCGGGCTGTTTGCCAATGTGGCGCTGATCATCAACATCGGGCTGATCTTCGGTCTGCTGTCGCTCATCGGGGCCACGCTGACCCTACCCGGTATCGCGGGCATCGTGCTGACCGTGGGTATGGCCGTGGACGCCAACGTGCTTGTCTTCGAGCGTATCCGCGAGGAACTCAAGACCTCCAAAGGCCCCGCGCGGGCCATCGAGCTCGGCTACGAGAAGGCCCTGTCAGCCATTCTGGACGCCAACATCACCACCTTTATCGTGGCGGTAATCCTGTTCGTGATGGGCTCCGGCCCGGTGCGCGGCTTCTCCATCACCCTTGGCCTCGGGATCATGACCTCGGTCTTCACCGCGCTCTACGTGACGCGGTTGATGATCGTGATCTGGTTCGAGCGCCGACGCCCCAAAACGATCGAGGTCTGA
- the yajC gene encoding preprotein translocase subunit YajC codes for MFVTPAYAQAAGGGGSTLAQFIPLILIFAIMYFLLIRPQQKKLKEHAAMVEAVRRGDQIITQGGIVGKVVKVKEDGEVEVEIADGVKVRVIKSTIATVMSKTEPAK; via the coding sequence ATGTTCGTCACACCTGCTTACGCTCAGGCCGCCGGTGGCGGGGGCAGCACGCTCGCACAGTTTATCCCGCTGATCCTGATCTTCGCGATCATGTACTTCCTGCTGATCCGCCCTCAGCAAAAGAAGCTCAAGGAACACGCCGCCATGGTCGAGGCCGTGCGCCGCGGCGACCAGATCATCACCCAAGGCGGGATCGTGGGCAAAGTCGTCAAAGTGAAGGAAGACGGCGAGGTCGAAGTGGAGATCGCCGATGGCGTCAAGGTCCGCGTGATCAAGTCCACCATCGCCACCGTTATGTCCAAGACCGAACCGGCGAAGTAG
- the secF gene encoding protein translocase subunit SecF: MRLKLVPQQTSFDFFGKWKLWLGISALLIVIGFASFIIQGLNYGIDFRGGTTIRTESTQAVDIGAYRAALEPAGLGDISITEVFDPTFGPEQNVAMVRIEAQEGDEAVTPATIQAVENALRTVDPDMKFPSVESVGPKVSGELIQTAAIAVILAIAAVLIYIWLRFEWQFALGAVAALVHDVVLTLGIFSELQIKFDLAIIAALLTIVGYSINDTVVVFDRVRENLRKYKTKDLSEVLNLSINETLSRTMMTSVTTLLALIALFILGGDVIRGFVFAMIWGIIVGTYSSIFVASTILLWLGVKRDWSKKAVTTGGRYDHVERQAEKDAAKDAEREDT, translated from the coding sequence ATGCGTTTGAAACTTGTCCCCCAACAAACCTCGTTCGACTTCTTCGGGAAATGGAAGCTGTGGCTGGGTATCTCTGCCCTGCTGATCGTGATCGGCTTCGCGTCCTTCATCATTCAGGGCCTGAACTACGGCATCGACTTCCGTGGTGGTACAACGATCCGCACGGAAAGCACGCAAGCCGTCGATATCGGCGCTTACCGTGCGGCGCTTGAGCCCGCGGGGCTCGGCGACATCTCGATCACCGAGGTGTTCGATCCGACCTTCGGGCCGGAGCAAAACGTGGCCATGGTCCGTATCGAGGCGCAGGAAGGTGACGAAGCGGTGACGCCTGCGACCATCCAAGCCGTCGAAAACGCGCTGCGCACCGTGGACCCCGACATGAAATTTCCATCGGTGGAATCCGTCGGCCCCAAAGTCTCCGGCGAGCTGATCCAGACCGCGGCCATCGCCGTGATCCTCGCCATCGCGGCGGTGCTGATCTACATCTGGCTGCGCTTCGAGTGGCAATTCGCACTCGGCGCCGTCGCGGCGCTGGTCCATGACGTGGTGCTGACACTGGGCATCTTCTCGGAGCTGCAGATCAAGTTCGACCTCGCCATTATCGCGGCGCTGCTGACTATCGTGGGCTACTCGATCAACGACACCGTGGTGGTGTTCGACCGGGTCCGCGAGAACTTGCGCAAGTACAAGACGAAGGATCTGTCAGAGGTCCTGAACCTCTCGATCAACGAGACGCTGTCGCGGACGATGATGACCTCTGTCACGACCCTGCTGGCGCTGATTGCCCTGTTCATTCTTGGCGGCGATGTGATCCGCGGCTTCGTCTTCGCGATGATCTGGGGCATCATTGTCGGCACCTACTCGTCGATCTTCGTGGCCTCGACCATCCTGCTGTGGCTGGGCGTGAAGCGTGACTGGTCGAAGAAGGCGGTCACCACCGGCGGGCGCTACGACCACGTCGAACGACAGGCCGAGAAAGACGCCGCAAAGGACGCAGAGCGCGAAGACACTTAG
- a CDS encoding sulfite exporter TauE/SafE family protein — protein METLLARFAPETSVPELAALMAAAIMAGLVRGFSGFGTAMVYMPVAGQVLPPVWAVTTMVVMDAIGPLPNVPRALRDGKPRDVARIALGMLVMTPVGLYALRTMPPEAFRYTVSVVTLGLLVLLVGGLRYRGALTPRLLYVTGGVGGLFGGATGLAGPPVIMLYMASLEITKVIRANLLLVLVCADAIVLGLLALTGELRSSAIALGLAVMGPYLLANIAGAAMFNPDRAVLYRRVAYVIIAASALSGLPLWD, from the coding sequence ATGGAAACGCTTCTCGCCCGCTTCGCCCCCGAGACCTCTGTGCCGGAGCTGGCGGCCCTCATGGCAGCCGCGATCATGGCGGGGCTCGTGCGCGGCTTTTCCGGGTTCGGCACCGCGATGGTCTACATGCCCGTGGCGGGTCAGGTGCTGCCGCCGGTCTGGGCGGTTACCACCATGGTCGTGATGGATGCCATAGGCCCGCTGCCCAATGTCCCGCGCGCCCTGCGCGACGGCAAGCCGCGCGATGTCGCACGGATTGCACTTGGCATGCTGGTGATGACCCCCGTGGGGCTCTATGCGCTGCGCACCATGCCGCCGGAGGCGTTTCGCTACACGGTCTCCGTTGTGACGCTTGGCCTGCTGGTGCTGCTGGTGGGCGGGCTGCGCTACCGCGGCGCGCTGACGCCGCGGCTGCTATACGTCACGGGCGGTGTGGGTGGGCTCTTTGGTGGGGCGACGGGTCTCGCCGGGCCGCCGGTGATCATGCTCTACATGGCCTCGCTGGAGATAACCAAAGTGATCCGCGCCAACCTGCTGCTGGTGCTAGTCTGCGCCGATGCGATCGTTCTGGGCCTGCTGGCGCTCACCGGCGAGCTGCGATCCAGCGCCATCGCCCTAGGGCTGGCGGTCATGGGCCCCTACCTGCTGGCAAACATCGCTGGCGCCGCTATGTTCAACCCCGACCGTGCGGTGCTCTACCGCCGCGTGGCCTATGTGATCATCGCGGCCTCCGCCCTGTCGGGGCTGCCTTTGTGGGACTGA
- the tatC gene encoding twin-arginine translocase subunit TatC: protein MSDARPDEIEDSSAPLIEHLAELRTRLIRSVLAFVVGMVICFSFGSMLLDFLLVPIETTMRELGNPNPVMQYTAPQEYFFTLVRISIVGGLMVSFPVIAHQLWRFVAPGLYKNEKSAFLPFLLASPLMFLLGAAFAHFIVVPLAMRFFLGFADIPSFVAALVATQDVAQATTDTGIDIVFNGKVNESLDITLKMIVAFGLCFQLPVLLTLMGKAGLVSAEGLKHVRKYAIVGILAVAGLVTPPDVLTQIILFVVVYGLYEVSIFLVRRVEKEREVKLREEGLWDDEDDDLSEDHVEDRGP, encoded by the coding sequence ATGAGCGACGCGCGCCCCGACGAGATCGAAGACAGCTCCGCCCCGCTCATCGAGCATCTGGCCGAGCTGCGCACCCGCCTGATCCGCTCCGTGCTGGCCTTTGTGGTCGGCATGGTGATCTGCTTCTCCTTCGGCTCGATGCTACTGGACTTCCTGCTGGTGCCGATCGAGACCACGATGCGCGAGCTGGGCAACCCGAACCCGGTGATGCAGTACACCGCGCCGCAGGAATATTTCTTCACCCTTGTGCGTATCTCCATCGTGGGCGGCCTTATGGTTTCCTTCCCGGTGATCGCGCATCAGCTGTGGCGCTTCGTGGCGCCGGGGCTCTACAAGAACGAGAAATCGGCCTTCCTGCCGTTCCTTCTGGCCTCGCCGCTGATGTTCCTGCTTGGCGCGGCCTTTGCGCATTTCATCGTCGTGCCGCTGGCGATGCGCTTCTTCCTAGGCTTTGCCGATATCCCGTCCTTTGTGGCCGCGTTGGTCGCCACGCAGGATGTGGCGCAGGCGACGACGGATACGGGCATCGACATTGTCTTTAACGGCAAGGTGAACGAGAGCCTCGACATCACGTTGAAGATGATCGTGGCCTTCGGGCTGTGCTTCCAGCTTCCGGTTCTTCTGACGCTCATGGGCAAGGCCGGGCTGGTCTCTGCCGAGGGGCTGAAGCATGTGCGCAAATACGCCATCGTTGGCATCCTGGCCGTGGCGGGTCTGGTGACGCCGCCCGATGTACTGACGCAGATCATCCTGTTTGTGGTGGTCTACGGGCTCTACGAGGTGTCGATCTTCCTTGTGCGCCGCGTGGAGAAAGAGCGCGAAGTCAAGCTGCGCGAAGAGGGCCTGTGGGACGACGAGGATGACGATCTGAGCGAGGACCACGTCGAGGATCGTGGTCCGTAA
- a CDS encoding Mth938-like domain-containing protein, translated as MRLTEISYDNAPPVEGYGPGFFRIGGEVVEGGVLLLPSERFSWAGFEDSATIISRAEKLDVLFIGTGAEIAHIPPALRDALEGAGIGVEIMATPTACRTYNVLLSEGRRIGAALIPV; from the coding sequence ATGCGACTGACCGAGATCAGCTATGACAACGCGCCGCCCGTCGAAGGCTACGGGCCCGGCTTCTTCCGGATCGGCGGCGAGGTGGTCGAAGGTGGGGTTTTGCTGCTGCCATCCGAGCGCTTTTCGTGGGCCGGGTTTGAGGACAGCGCGACGATCATCAGCCGTGCCGAAAAGCTCGACGTTCTTTTCATCGGCACCGGGGCGGAGATCGCGCATATCCCACCCGCCCTGCGAGACGCGCTGGAGGGTGCCGGCATCGGGGTCGAGATCATGGCCACCCCCACCGCCTGCCGCACCTACAACGTGCTGCTGTCCGAGGGTCGCCGCATCGGCGCCGCGCTGATCCCGGTGTAA